A window of Candidatus Bathyarchaeota archaeon contains these coding sequences:
- a CDS encoding PRC-barrel domain-containing protein translates to MSENDKPLTRDALVSMQVIDAKGRLLGKVKDVAFAVGKMGISLTVENDEGQIQNVAWEEVQAASDFIILKPVAQIAYQQSYQQPAAQAAAPVQQQASSQPLCQTCGKPLTWIPQYQRWYCYNDKKYA, encoded by the coding sequence ATGAGCGAAAACGATAAACCCCTAACCAGAGATGCACTGGTTTCCATGCAAGTCATAGACGCAAAAGGCAGATTACTTGGTAAAGTTAAGGATGTCGCGTTTGCAGTCGGCAAAATGGGCATATCCTTGACCGTCGAAAACGACGAAGGACAAATCCAAAACGTCGCTTGGGAAGAAGTTCAAGCAGCTTCAGACTTCATCATATTAAAACCCGTCGCCCAAATCGCCTACCAACAAAGCTACCAGCAACCTGCCGCTCAAGCCGCAGCTCCAGTTCAGCAGCAGGCATCTTCGCAGCCACTTTGCCAAACTTGTGGTAAACCCTTGACTTGGATTCCACAGTATCAGCGTTGGTACTGCTACAACGACAAGAAATACGCGTAA